In a single window of the Flavobacterium ammoniigenes genome:
- a CDS encoding T9SS type A sorting domain-containing protein: MKVVVLFFFCSLMYGQKLHHHMLSAHGGVATTSTGIKVTHTIAQQGVIGISTTKKVILGQGFQQSKISNVQPITNDAITTLVYPNPVVDVVNFTFSAPVTGKIAVSIFDIHGRLILFQEKEAIDTILSITNLLIASGEYVVKLDGNRYSFTTTILKSK; the protein is encoded by the coding sequence ATGAAAGTAGTTGTCTTGTTTTTCTTTTGTAGCTTGATGTATGGGCAAAAACTGCACCATCATATGCTTTCTGCTCATGGAGGTGTTGCTACAACATCAACGGGTATAAAGGTGACTCACACGATTGCTCAACAAGGTGTTATTGGTATCTCTACAACAAAAAAAGTAATTTTAGGTCAGGGATTTCAACAAAGTAAAATTTCCAATGTTCAGCCCATTACTAATGATGCAATAACCACTTTGGTGTACCCAAATCCAGTGGTAGATGTTGTGAACTTTACATTTTCGGCGCCTGTAACTGGTAAAATTGCTGTTTCTATTTTTGATATTCATGGGCGTTTGATATTGTTTCAAGAAAAAGAAGCAATTGATACTATACTTTCGATAACTAATTTATTAATAGCTTCAGGAGAGTATGTTGTTAAACTCGACGGAAATCGCTATTCTTTCACCACCACCATTTTAAAATCAAAATAA
- a CDS encoding asparaginase — protein MLSKAKILLIYTGGTIGMKKDFATGALKAFNFSKLLQRIPELKLLDCEIETISFENPIDSSNMNPEKWVKLATIIEDNYTAFDGFVVLHGSDTMSYTASALSFMMEHLAKPIIFTGSQLPIGDLRTDAKENLITAIQIASLRENGQAVVQEVGLYFEYKLYRANRTTKINAEHFKAFTSPNYPFLIESGVHLKINSEALLPVSGKELRVHKNLDTNVIILKLFPGISEQLMDAVVTIPNLKGIVLETYGAGNAPTDDWFLAVLQKAIQNGIHIINVTQCSGGSVRMGQYETSTALREIGVISGNDITTEAAITKLMYLLGQNELVSNFKEVFETSLRGEIQE, from the coding sequence ATGCTTTCTAAAGCAAAAATATTGCTGATTTATACCGGTGGAACTATCGGTATGAAGAAAGATTTTGCAACGGGTGCGTTGAAGGCTTTCAATTTTAGTAAGTTGTTGCAACGCATTCCAGAACTAAAATTATTGGATTGCGAAATCGAAACCATTTCGTTTGAAAATCCGATCGATTCTTCTAATATGAATCCGGAGAAGTGGGTCAAATTAGCCACTATCATCGAGGACAATTATACTGCTTTTGATGGCTTTGTGGTGCTTCATGGTTCCGATACGATGTCGTATACCGCTTCGGCTTTGAGTTTTATGATGGAACATTTGGCCAAGCCAATTATATTCACAGGTTCGCAATTGCCTATTGGAGATTTGCGTACCGATGCCAAAGAAAATTTAATCACGGCAATCCAAATTGCATCGTTGCGAGAGAATGGACAAGCGGTGGTTCAAGAAGTGGGTTTGTACTTTGAATACAAATTGTATCGCGCGAATCGCACCACTAAAATCAATGCCGAACATTTCAAAGCGTTTACCTCGCCCAATTATCCTTTTTTGATCGAATCGGGAGTGCATCTGAAAATCAATTCGGAGGCATTGCTTCCTGTTTCCGGAAAGGAGTTGCGTGTGCATAAAAATTTAGATACCAATGTGATTATCCTGAAATTATTCCCAGGTATTAGCGAACAATTAATGGATGCCGTTGTAACTATTCCGAATTTGAAAGGGATAGTTTTAGAAACCTACGGAGCTGGCAATGCGCCTACTGACGATTGGTTTTTGGCTGTTTTGCAAAAAGCCATTCAAAACGGAATTCATATTATCAATGTAACCCAATGTTCAGGTGGAAGTGTCCGAATGGGTCAATATGAAACCAGTACTGCTTTGCGCGAAATAGGAGTGATTTCTGGTAACGATATTACGACTGAAGCTGCTATCACAAAGTTGATGTATCTGTTAGGCCAAAATGAATTGGTGTCCAATTTTAAAGAGGTATTTGAAACTTCGTTACGAGGTGAAATCCAAGAATAA
- a CDS encoding beta strand repeat-containing protein, with protein MKKLFYILLLLGSTYVFAQNKGMTYQAVIYAPGGQNVPGVNVANVPMTNRTICLQFSLLDASSGLEYQEVVKTKTDEFGMVNITIGSGTQTGGYATSFGAVVWSASADKSMKVALDATGLCNQYEELSVEKLDAVPFANAAITAGNVTGVVALTNGGTGATTAAGARTNLGIGNVDNTSDLNKPMSTATKTYVDSQLTNSTIVDADANTKGKVQLAGDLAGTAAAPTVPGLALKENATNKSTTTTLGTSNVLFPTQNAVKTYVDTAIAGATIVDADANTKGKIQLAGDLAGTAAAPTVPGLALKENAANKSTTTTLGTSNVLFPTQNAVKTYVDTAIAGATIVDADANTKGKIRLAGDLSGTAAAPTVPGLALKLDASLAGVPNGIATLNSAGIIPANQLPPISVASTNVVGSQAAMLALSNATVGSIAVRTDVNKNFILSTAGPSVLANWIELLTPGAPVQSVNGLTGAIQLSKADINLANVDNTSDAAKPVSTATQNALNLKLNTNQVGVPNGTASLNALGKIPTEQIPAISFSSVKVLASQAEMLAQTNALIGSVVIRTDVNKNYVLAQSDPTILANWVELLTPAPPVQSVNGYVGNLSLTKADLGLGNVDNTGDINKPVSTPTQNALDLKANLASPSFTGTVSGITKSMVGLANVDNTTDLNKPVSTATQTALDLKANTVDLTAETTRATAAEATLTTNVATNATAIAAETTRATAAEATLTTNVATNATAIAAETTRATAAEATLTTNVATNTTAIAAETTRATAAEATLTTNVATNATAIAAETTRATAAETTLTTNLAAEVTRATAAEALKANATDVTTSLALKANLASPTFTGTPTAPTPATADNSTTIATTEYVKNSIVAANAGLSTIGNISATSNAKGAVINGTTELVLTPADATNGGVVTTGAQTFAGAKTFNSDIKVNDITVGGGSQTYGNTALGYLTLASNQPASYNAGSWNTAIGHSAMYRNTNGNYNTAIGKSALTNNTTGKYNTAIGYYAGSSLYTVSSTFPTDNTLIGTASGMGITTGSFNTIIGSQTYNVVSGYPVGIGITTGSNNTIIGSKILGLSPTLSNNVILADGSGNIRAQHDGTNGWTLGTISSGTWNGTEIAITKGGTGATTAADARTNLGLGNVDNTTDANKPVSTATQTALDLKENAANKTLSVSTDGASDVKFPSAKAVKTYVDTAVSSSSTTAVPYTGATGAVNLGAYDLTVNGLTVGKGGGSDTSNTALGNQALSNNVIGVGAAHYGTNNTALGYQSMLSNTNGFSNSSFGNSALKANTTGAWNTAIGSGALKLITNGFSNTSIGMGSLDFLTSGSDNIAIGSSAGRSFVGGNLTISNQSIYIGGGSKSNANSSSNEVVIGYNTSGNGNNTVTIGNTSVTDNYFKGNINLTGNVNGGTWNGTEIAIAKGGTGATTAAAALTNLGAEPTANKSTATDLGNSAPSDVLFPSQKAVKAYVDAQTAAAGVSDGSITSAKIADGTIVNADVSTTAAIAYSKLNLASSIVVGDLAADAVETVKIKDANVTAAKLAADAVETAKIKNLNVTTDKLAADAVTSAKITDGTIVVGDLADNAVETAKIKAAAVTNAKLDKANIPLSGFGAAAADVALGANKLTGVADPTLAQDAATKNYVDTATAGITTLADGKIYLGNASNVATEVTPSGDVTMTNAGVTAIGTGKVVVGMLATDAVETLKIKDANVTAAKLATDAVETVKIKDANVTAAKLAADAVETAKVKDANITYAKIQNVSATDKVLGRVTAGAGVVEEIATTGSGNVVRATSPTLVTPTLGAATATTINKVTITQPTASATLTIADGKTLTANNSIVLAGTDDKTMTFPTTDATIARTDAAQTFTGTQTFSSDMVVNSVNIGRGKGAIATNTAVGTDAISATATGTENAALGYNALKVVTSGSRNAVVGSQAAKALITGIDNIALGYRALSTATSSESNTAIGSDALKVLGDSTNDRNTAVGTGSFSNLTTGQYNVAVGQGTFLNATSGSNNVGVGKYAGFRDTNDAGVTSSNKSVFIGAETKPLNSTSTNEIVIGYDARGLGNNSTVLGNSLITQAKVFGALDLPDATTSTSTTTGALKVGGGVGIVENLNVGGNAKITGTLTVTNGAGAGKVLTSDANGLGTWTTPTGVTTMAAIGSTPNANGATISGVNLNLEPASASYGGIVTTGTQTFAGAKTFSPALTAASALAIGTKFTPTLTAAANADILVGLDIDPTFTNGSYSALTNYALRVQGIGFGRGGGAVETNTAIGSGTLINNTTGANNTGLGYRALLLNSTGSGNTAFGTLAGAYIGPTNSSANSSGTNSTFIGYNTSPLANGDDNEVVIAGGNATTRTVGLGSNTTLIGNAATTQTRIMGALDLPDATASTSSTSGALKVAGGAGIAGALNVGTTATITGATTISSTTSSTSTTTGALKVAGGAGIAGNTYIGGTISIAGGSPGAGKVLTSDANGVGSWATPAGVTSIGTISGSSTANGASITTGVLNLAPADGTNGGVVTTTTQTFAGAKTFSSNIVSNGVKLGKVGGSNNVLVGSNAMNTTTTTSDYNTAIGAYTLTSITSGLDNIALGYSSLYNLTTGSDNVAIGSAALNTHTSGSYNVAVGNNALKSSTTSTKNVSLGYWSSYKLTTGSGNTTLGYYAGSYIGSSGTVANTTGSNSTFIGINTSPLADGDDNEVVIAGGSTYRTVGLGSNSTLIGNAATTQTRIMGALDLPDATASTSSTSGALKVAGGAGIAGALNVGTTATITGATSLSSTLGVTGNVAVNTDKFKITASNGNTEIAGTIKIAGGSPGLGKVLTSDANGLATWSNNGGGVLSKTATYTILTTDNANVLVFSGSTASQTITLPSAVTVGAGREITIKNVASVSIAIASAGGYLISDSTTTTATGLNIGIEPSNNWIKAISDGANWIILRALF; from the coding sequence ATGAAAAAATTATTTTACATCCTTCTTTTATTAGGTTCAACTTATGTTTTTGCTCAAAACAAAGGCATGACGTATCAAGCAGTAATCTATGCGCCCGGAGGGCAAAATGTTCCTGGTGTCAACGTGGCCAATGTCCCTATGACGAACCGCACTATTTGTTTGCAATTTAGTTTGTTAGATGCTAGTTCTGGTTTAGAATACCAAGAGGTAGTTAAAACAAAAACAGACGAATTTGGTATGGTGAATATCACTATTGGTAGTGGTACTCAAACCGGTGGTTATGCTACTTCATTTGGTGCAGTTGTATGGAGTGCTTCAGCTGATAAATCGATGAAAGTAGCACTTGATGCCACAGGATTGTGTAACCAATACGAGGAATTATCAGTAGAAAAATTGGATGCTGTTCCTTTTGCCAATGCTGCAATTACTGCCGGAAATGTAACTGGAGTTGTCGCTTTGACTAATGGAGGAACGGGTGCAACTACCGCTGCTGGAGCCAGAACCAATCTAGGAATTGGCAATGTAGACAATACTTCAGATTTGAATAAACCAATGTCAACGGCTACCAAAACTTATGTTGATAGTCAATTAACAAATAGTACGATAGTGGATGCAGACGCAAACACTAAAGGGAAAGTACAACTAGCAGGTGATTTAGCAGGAACTGCTGCAGCACCTACTGTACCTGGTTTAGCTTTAAAAGAAAATGCAACCAACAAATCGACTACGACGACTTTAGGGACAAGCAACGTTTTATTCCCAACGCAAAATGCGGTAAAAACCTATGTGGATACCGCTATTGCGGGAGCTACTATTGTTGATGCCGATGCCAATACTAAAGGGAAAATTCAGTTAGCAGGTGATTTAGCAGGAACTGCTGCAGCACCTACTGTACCTGGATTAGCATTAAAAGAAAATGCAGCCAACAAATCGACTACGACGACTTTAGGGACAAGCAACGTTTTATTCCCAACACAAAATGCGGTTAAAACCTATGTGGATACCGCTATAGCGGGAGCTACTATTGTAGATGCTGACGCCAATACTAAAGGAAAAATCCGATTGGCAGGGGATTTAAGCGGTACTGCCGCAGCACCAACGGTACCCGGATTAGCTTTAAAATTAGATGCTAGTTTGGCAGGTGTTCCTAACGGGATTGCGACCTTAAATTCAGCGGGTATTATTCCTGCAAACCAGTTGCCACCAATCAGTGTGGCTTCTACCAATGTGGTGGGTAGTCAAGCTGCAATGTTGGCTTTGAGCAATGCTACAGTAGGAAGTATCGCTGTAAGAACAGACGTGAATAAAAACTTTATACTATCTACAGCTGGACCCTCTGTTTTGGCTAACTGGATTGAATTGTTAACCCCTGGAGCACCAGTACAATCAGTAAATGGTTTGACGGGAGCTATTCAACTTTCAAAGGCTGATATCAATTTAGCCAATGTAGACAATACTTCGGATGCCGCTAAACCGGTTTCGACGGCAACTCAAAATGCGTTGAATTTAAAATTAAATACCAACCAAGTGGGTGTTCCCAATGGAACAGCGAGTTTGAATGCTTTGGGTAAAATACCTACGGAACAAATTCCGGCCATTTCATTTTCAAGTGTAAAAGTATTGGCTAGCCAAGCGGAAATGTTAGCTCAGACCAATGCTTTGATTGGTAGTGTGGTGATTAGAACAGACGTAAATAAAAACTATGTTTTAGCACAATCAGATCCTACAATTTTAGCCAATTGGGTTGAATTGTTAACGCCTGCTCCACCCGTACAATCGGTTAATGGATATGTAGGAAATTTGTCTTTAACAAAAGCAGATTTAGGGTTGGGAAATGTGGATAACACAGGCGATATCAACAAACCCGTTTCAACACCGACACAAAACGCTTTGGATTTGAAAGCAAATTTAGCTTCGCCAAGCTTTACCGGAACCGTATCTGGAATTACCAAATCGATGGTAGGTTTAGCGAATGTGGACAATACAACCGATCTAAACAAACCTGTATCAACGGCTACACAAACAGCATTGGATTTGAAAGCCAATACAGTAGATCTTACTGCTGAAACGACAAGAGCGACAGCTGCAGAAGCTACTTTAACTACAAACGTAGCTACTAATGCAACGGCTATTGCGGCAGAAACGACTAGAGCTACGGCTGCAGAAGCTACTTTAACTACAAACGTGGCTACTAATGCTACGGCTATTGCGGCAGAAACGACAAGAGCTACAGCTGCAGAGGCTACTTTAACTACAAACGTGGCTACCAATACCACTGCTATTGCAGCAGAAACTACAAGAGCAACGGCTGCTGAAGCTACTTTAACTACAAACGTGGCTACTAATGCTACGGCTATTGCTGCTGAAACTACAAGAGCTACGGCTGCTGAAACTACATTGACAACTAATTTAGCTGCCGAAGTAACTAGAGCAACGGCTGCCGAAGCATTGAAAGCAAATGCTACAGATGTTACTACTTCTTTAGCATTAAAAGCCAATTTAGCTTCACCAACTTTCACAGGTACCCCAACAGCTCCTACGCCAGCAACGGCCGATAATTCGACTACTATTGCTACTACAGAATATGTTAAGAATTCGATAGTCGCTGCAAACGCAGGTTTGAGTACTATTGGTAATATTTCAGCTACCTCTAATGCAAAAGGTGCCGTAATTAATGGAACTACAGAATTAGTATTAACACCAGCTGATGCCACTAATGGTGGGGTGGTAACTACAGGAGCTCAGACTTTTGCTGGAGCAAAGACATTTAATAGTGATATTAAAGTGAATGATATAACAGTAGGAGGAGGATCACAAACTTATGGGAATACTGCTCTTGGATATCTTACATTGGCTAGTAATCAACCAGCTTCTTATAACGCAGGATCGTGGAATACAGCCATTGGTCATTCTGCTATGTACAGAAATACAAATGGAAATTATAACACAGCAATTGGTAAATCAGCTCTTACTAATAATACGACAGGTAAATACAACACAGCAATTGGATACTATGCAGGATCAAGTTTGTATACAGTAAGTTCTACATTTCCTACTGATAATACATTAATCGGAACTGCTTCTGGTATGGGAATAACTACAGGAAGTTTCAATACTATTATCGGTTCTCAAACCTACAATGTAGTAAGCGGTTATCCAGTAGGTATAGGTATTACTACAGGAAGTAACAATACTATAATTGGATCAAAGATTTTAGGTTTGTCTCCCACATTATCCAATAATGTAATTTTAGCTGACGGTAGTGGAAATATTCGCGCGCAACATGATGGAACCAATGGATGGACTCTGGGAACAATATCTTCAGGTACTTGGAACGGTACCGAAATTGCCATCACCAAAGGAGGTACTGGAGCTACTACTGCAGCCGATGCAAGAACCAATTTAGGATTGGGGAATGTAGATAATACTACTGATGCCAATAAACCAGTCTCAACAGCCACTCAAACCGCTTTGGATTTGAAAGAGAATGCTGCTAATAAAACGCTAAGCGTTAGTACAGATGGAGCCTCCGATGTAAAATTCCCTTCTGCGAAAGCTGTAAAAACCTATGTAGATACCGCTGTTTCAAGTTCATCTACTACTGCGGTTCCTTATACAGGCGCTACAGGTGCAGTGAATTTAGGCGCTTATGATTTGACGGTGAATGGATTGACTGTGGGTAAAGGTGGTGGATCAGATACAAGTAATACTGCCTTGGGAAATCAAGCTTTGTCTAACAATGTGATTGGTGTAGGCGCAGCGCACTATGGAACAAACAATACAGCTTTAGGTTATCAAAGTATGTTATCGAATACCAATGGATTTAGTAATTCAAGTTTTGGTAATAGTGCATTGAAGGCTAATACTACAGGTGCTTGGAATACTGCAATTGGATCTGGTGCTCTGAAGTTAATTACTAATGGCTTTTCTAATACCTCTATTGGTATGGGGTCTCTAGATTTTTTAACTTCAGGTTCAGATAATATTGCAATTGGTTCATCCGCAGGTAGAAGTTTTGTAGGAGGAAACTTAACAATATCTAATCAAAGTATTTATATTGGAGGTGGATCTAAATCAAACGCAAATTCAAGTAGCAATGAAGTTGTAATTGGATACAACACATCAGGTAACGGGAATAATACCGTAACCATAGGAAACACTTCGGTGACAGATAATTATTTTAAAGGAAATATTAATCTTACTGGAAATGTAAATGGAGGTACCTGGAACGGTACCGAAATTGCTATTGCGAAAGGCGGTACTGGTGCTACAACAGCGGCTGCGGCCTTAACTAATTTAGGAGCAGAACCTACTGCGAATAAAAGTACGGCCACTGATTTAGGAAATAGTGCACCAAGCGATGTATTATTTCCATCTCAAAAAGCAGTGAAGGCATATGTAGATGCACAAACCGCTGCGGCAGGGGTATCGGATGGTTCGATTACTTCGGCTAAAATTGCAGACGGAACCATTGTAAATGCAGATGTATCTACAACTGCAGCTATTGCCTATTCGAAATTAAATTTGGCTAGCTCAATTGTAGTTGGCGATTTAGCAGCCGATGCAGTAGAAACTGTAAAAATTAAAGATGCTAATGTAACAGCAGCAAAACTAGCAGCCGATGCTGTGGAAACTGCTAAAATCAAAAATTTAAATGTTACTACTGATAAATTAGCGGCTGATGCAGTGACTTCTGCCAAAATTACTGACGGCACCATAGTAGTTGGTGATTTAGCAGATAACGCTGTGGAAACTGCAAAAATAAAAGCAGCCGCAGTAACTAATGCCAAATTAGACAAAGCCAACATTCCATTAAGTGGTTTTGGAGCTGCTGCAGCTGACGTAGCTTTAGGAGCCAATAAATTGACTGGAGTAGCTGATCCTACTTTAGCGCAAGATGCAGCTACTAAAAATTATGTGGATACAGCAACAGCAGGAATTACCACTTTAGCTGATGGAAAAATTTATTTAGGAAATGCGTCAAACGTAGCTACCGAAGTAACACCATCAGGTGATGTAACGATGACAAATGCCGGAGTTACTGCTATTGGAACAGGGAAAGTTGTTGTGGGAATGCTTGCAACTGATGCAGTAGAAACTCTAAAAATAAAAGATGCAAATGTAACTGCAGCAAAACTAGCTACCGATGCAGTAGAAACTGTAAAAATTAAAGATGCTAATGTAACAGCAGCAAAACTAGCAGCCGATGCTGTGGAAACTGCTAAAGTAAAAGACGCTAATATTACGTATGCTAAAATTCAAAATGTAAGTGCTACCGATAAAGTATTAGGACGTGTAACAGCTGGTGCTGGAGTTGTGGAAGAGATTGCAACTACCGGATCGGGGAATGTAGTAAGAGCTACTTCTCCAACTTTAGTTACGCCAACATTAGGAGCTGCCACTGCAACTACCATAAATAAAGTTACAATTACACAACCTACTGCAAGTGCTACCTTAACTATTGCCGATGGCAAAACACTAACTGCAAATAACTCCATTGTTTTAGCGGGTACCGATGACAAAACTATGACCTTTCCAACAACCGATGCAACCATTGCTAGAACCGATGCAGCACAAACGTTTACGGGAACACAAACCTTTAGCTCCGATATGGTAGTCAACAGTGTCAATATTGGACGTGGAAAAGGAGCAATTGCCACTAACACTGCAGTAGGAACCGATGCCATTAGCGCGACTGCTACCGGTACCGAAAATGCAGCATTGGGTTATAATGCCTTAAAAGTAGTTACTTCGGGTTCTAGAAATGCGGTTGTAGGATCTCAAGCGGCTAAAGCTTTAATTACAGGTATTGATAATATCGCTTTAGGATATCGAGCTTTATCTACAGCAACAAGTTCGGAGTCAAATACTGCTATTGGAAGTGATGCCCTTAAAGTACTGGGTGATTCTACAAATGATCGAAATACTGCAGTAGGAACGGGATCATTTTCTAATTTGACAACGGGACAATACAATGTGGCGGTAGGTCAAGGAACTTTTCTCAACGCAACTTCGGGTTCAAACAATGTCGGGGTTGGAAAATATGCCGGTTTTAGAGATACTAACGATGCAGGAGTAACTTCTTCCAATAAAAGTGTTTTTATTGGTGCTGAAACCAAACCGTTAAACTCCACATCAACCAATGAAATTGTAATTGGATACGATGCAAGAGGACTTGGAAACAATTCAACTGTACTAGGAAATTCATTAATCACTCAAGCCAAAGTATTTGGAGCTTTAGATCTCCCGGATGCGACTACTTCAACCTCAACAACAACTGGAGCGCTAAAAGTAGGAGGTGGAGTTGGTATTGTAGAGAATCTTAACGTGGGGGGCAATGCTAAAATTACCGGAACCTTAACAGTTACTAATGGAGCAGGAGCAGGAAAAGTATTGACCTCAGATGCCAATGGATTGGGGACTTGGACAACACCAACAGGTGTAACTACAATGGCTGCCATAGGAAGTACACCTAATGCCAATGGTGCCACAATATCAGGAGTGAATTTGAATTTAGAACCTGCTAGCGCCAGCTACGGTGGTATAGTGACAACCGGAACGCAAACCTTTGCAGGAGCTAAAACCTTTTCTCCTGCATTGACTGCTGCCTCCGCTCTTGCGATAGGAACTAAATTTACTCCTACACTAACGGCTGCTGCAAATGCAGATATTTTAGTTGGGCTAGATATTGACCCTACCTTTACTAATGGATCGTATTCCGCTTTAACCAACTACGCTTTACGCGTACAAGGCATTGGTTTTGGACGTGGTGGCGGTGCTGTAGAAACGAATACCGCTATAGGATCGGGGACATTAATTAACAATACTACTGGAGCAAACAATACGGGATTAGGATATAGAGCATTACTATTAAATTCTACAGGAAGTGGTAATACCGCGTTTGGAACATTAGCAGGAGCTTACATTGGACCTACAAATTCATCAGCAAATAGCTCTGGAACTAATTCTACTTTTATTGGATATAATACTTCGCCATTGGCAAATGGAGATGATAATGAAGTAGTTATCGCCGGAGGTAATGCTACTACTAGAACGGTGGGACTAGGATCTAATACTACATTAATTGGTAATGCTGCCACCACCCAAACCCGTATCATGGGAGCTTTAGATCTTCCTGATGCTACTGCATCAACATCTTCTACCTCTGGAGCGTTAAAAGTAGCAGGAGGTGCCGGTATTGCTGGAGCTTTAAATGTGGGTACCACAGCAACTATTACTGGGGCAACTACAATAAGTTCAACAACTAGTTCAACTTCTACAACAACGGGAGCATTAAAAGTAGCAGGTGGTGCCGGTATTGCAGGGAATACCTATATTGGCGGAACCATAAGTATTGCAGGTGGCTCTCCAGGCGCCGGCAAAGTGTTGACCTCAGATGCTAATGGAGTGGGTTCTTGGGCTACTCCTGCGGGGGTAACAAGTATAGGAACTATAAGCGGGTCTTCAACAGCTAATGGTGCAAGTATTACTACAGGAGTATTAAATCTTGCCCCAGCTGACGGGACTAATGGAGGTGTAGTTACGACAACAACTCAAACATTTGCTGGAGCCAAAACATTTAGTTCTAATATAGTTTCTAACGGAGTAAAGCTTGGTAAAGTAGGTGGATCCAACAATGTTTTAGTGGGCAGTAATGCTATGAATACAACAACTACTACATCTGATTATAATACCGCTATTGGGGCATATACATTAACGAGTATCACTTCAGGACTGGATAACATAGCTTTAGGTTATTCATCATTGTATAACCTTACTACAGGTTCAGATAACGTTGCTATTGGTTCAGCAGCATTAAATACTCATACAAGTGGTAGTTATAATGTTGCTGTGGGTAACAACGCACTAAAATCTTCTACCACATCGACTAAAAATGTTTCTTTAGGTTATTGGTCGAGCTACAAGTTAACAACTGGAAGTGGAAATACTACGCTTGGATATTATGCGGGTTCCTATATTGGTTCTTCAGGTACAGTAGCAAATACAACTGGGTCAAATTCTACTTTTATTGGTATTAATACTTCACCATTAGCTGATGGTGATGATAATGAAGTGGTTATTGCTGGAGGTTCTACATATAGAACTGTTGGTTTGGGTAGCAATAGTACATTAATAGGTAACGCTGCCACCACCCAAACCCGTATCATGGGAGCTTTAGATCTTCCTGATGCTACTGCATCAACATCTTCAACCTCTGGAGCGTTAAAAGTAGCAGGAGGTGCCGGTATTGCAGGAGCTTTAAACGTGGGTACCACAGCAACTATTACTGGGGCAACCTCTTTGTCAAGTACCTTAGGAGTAACTGGAAATGTTGCTGTAAATACTGATAAATTTAAAATTACAGCATCAAATGGAAATACTGAAATTGCAGGTACTATAAAAATTGCAGGAGGCTCTCCAGGTTTAGGAAAAGTATTGACTTCGGATGCAAATGGGTTAGCTACTTGGTCAAACAATGGTGGTGGTGTATTGAGTAAAACGGCGACTTATACCATTTTAACAACTGACAATGCGAACGTATTGGTATTCTCTGGTTCAACAGCTTCCCAAACGATTACTCTACCAAGTGCCGTTACTGTGGGTGCTGGTCGTGAAATTACTATTAAAAACGTAGCATCTGTTTCGATAGCTATTGCTTCTGCTGGGGGGTATTTAATTTCAGATAGTACAACAACTACAGCAACTGGATTAAACATTGGTATTGAACCATCCAACAACTGGATCAAAGCGATTTCAGACGGTGCCAATTGGATTATTTTAAGAGCCTTATTCTAA